DNA sequence from the Saimiri boliviensis isolate mSaiBol1 chromosome 5, mSaiBol1.pri, whole genome shotgun sequence genome:
AATGACCGAGCTTTTATAATAAAGGGATCCTTTTTGACTTTTGACTGATACTAAGGGGAAAGCTGAGGTCTTCTGGGTCAACTGCAAGGCTGGCGTGGCTGAGACAGGCTTCCCTCACGAGGACTTTGCAAAAAGTCATCATCGTGGTTCCCATGTGAAGGTAATGAATGGAACAAATGGGTCAGATGGCCCATCTGACACACAAGACACAATCTCAGAGTTTAAACCATGAATGGGCCCAGAGCCAGCAGGGCAGCATTCCCTGTGGCCCCACAAGGCGTATCTGATACATGTcacatttcaaatacattttctaaagacTTCAAGACAATATGGcaatctgaaacaaaacaaaatggctgTTGCTTAGGGACCATTTCAagagaaaatttatatatttaaagaaaatcagagatACCAAACTGCTACACCTCCtcctatttctcaaaaaaaaaaagtaaaaaaaaaaattaaaaggaataatATAGTAGAGTGTACTTTTCAGGCTTCAGTGGTTTAATGAGCATGGGAAATTTCAAATTGGCATTTCCTGTCAGAGAATAAATTCTCCGGGATGAATGTCTTGTCAGTATTGGAAATAATCCCTTCACACATCCACACATCACCACGGTAAATAAATGATGGTCAATGCATTTTGTTTGACTTCACTCAATAGATGTAAGACCTCAGTGTACCTTTGAATCAACTGTTATAAGTACAGCATGGTCTTAAGGATAAATAAACCTCCTGACTTGTTCCCACAGGTTTAAAAGCTTAACAATTAGGACCCAAGCTAATGCTGGGGCTGAGACAGCTCCTGGCATCGCTGAGCCCAGGTTGAAgcagaggctaaggagggaggcaGGTAGCCAACACCTCCTTCACTCAGGCAGTCACAGTGCCAATGGCCCCTTCAACCCAAGGTCAAGAGTCACCAGGCCTCCTTAATTCCATTTCATTTGACTTTACTTAAATCAAATCAAAGCAAGTGGCAGGAACCACAATACAACAGAAGACTGGCATTTCCAAGGGATAAGACCAGGGACCTTCACAATTCCCAGGCCCACAAGCACCACTATGGAACAGCTGAAAAATTTAGGTCCTGCTTTTGTGTCCTGAATGTGTGCTATGACAGGTAAAGGCGTCAGAGAGCTGGGGATGACAGCTGCTCTCCCTTAAACATCTCCCTTGCCGACTGCTTTTCAGTCTTAGCAAAACGGCAAATTACCACATGACCTGGACTTTTCATTCTCCTGTGAAACCACAAATGCTATGGCCTCACATTCAAAAGCCAGTCTACTTCACAATCTTCAGAGACAATCTCTGAAGCAATCCTGGGATAAACAGGACTCCTCAAGATTTAAGATATGAGTCaggggctgggtgtagtggctcacgcctataatcccagcacttttgaggctgaggcgggtagatggCTTGAAccaagagttcatgaccagcctgggaaacagggtgaaaccctatcttgaCAAAAAATTATCCTGGTTTGGTGGCAtgcgtgtggtcccagctactcaggaggctgaggtaggaggatcgcttgagcctgtgaggtcaaggctgcagtgagtcacaatcacgccactgcactccagcctgggcaacagagtgaaactccgcctccaAAAAAAGATGTCAGCAAGGCTTGCTGGATGTCTGAAACAATCTCTGGTAGGAGATAGGAAAAAATTCTGGAAACTTGCATAACAACCAAGGCTTTAGAGCAAGTTTGTCCAATctgtggcccacaggccgcatgtggcccaggacagctttgaatgttgcccaacacaaatttgtaagcTTTCTTAAAAACAGTATGAGagttttttgcaatttttttaaagctcattagctattgttagtgttagtatattttatgtctagcccaagacaattcttcttccaatatggcccagggaaaccaaaagattggacacccctgctttAGAGCTTTTCAACATGCACAGATCATAGTCATATATtcaatgttttattcatttacattaATGTCTCCTGTTTGATTTAAATACTTacatcattttctaaaaaattaaacatgcttCTTTCAGCCAACTCCTTTGACTCTTCAAATTTTTCTACCGCTTGTCTGACTTCTTCATCTGGTATTTTAcctactcttttctttttataatcgTAATCCAGGCGGCGACCTTCCAGTTTTTTCAGGTGGtgctaaagaaagagaaaggagtccCTCAGAGAGGCACTACATTCAAAACCCGGCACAAAAAATTACTTCTATGAGAGTGGTCATTGCCTTTTCTCGGCCTAGATTCCAGAGGGCAGGAACCCACCTTACAGTGCTGTTGGGAGCACCCCAGCACCTGATGGAGGTTCCCCTCACTTCAGGTGCTAAaagaatatttgtggaatgaaggAATTAATGGACAGATCAGTGATAGAATGAGTATCTGTATGGCACATAAAGATGCTCAGACCCATGCTCAGATATTATTTTCCAGCGTTCTTTATATGATCCCTCACTTCAGCCTTCTTAATGTCCAGGTAATTTCTAACCAGGTTAACCAAGAAAAACGAAGTAGGAACATTTATTTTGGCACTATTGTCAACTCCTGACTAAGTAGTAAGTAgactataaaaacacaaatttctaCTGTCCCTTAGAATATTAATGGATCTCCATAAAGTTCCCAAACAATCATGAAATAAGTTGCATAAAATGCTGTTAATGAATACAAAGGAGAAAGATTACTCACAGACAACCTCTGAAGTGGTAAAATTTCTAAACAATATTATAACACCTTTAACAAAATATAACAGAACTGTCCACTCATGGAACAGGCTGCCTTGTGTAGCAGCAGGTTTCCCATCAGTTTGTGTCCAAGCAGAGACCCCATGTCAGAAACAATGCAGAGGGGTATAGCTATATAGGACAAGGGAGGGAGAGTTTATGGCTGTAATCCTCGGAAATCAGATACTTGACATCTAAAGTGTATGTGGAAACTGATCATCCCACTGAAGCACAGAGATAACTTGCACTATTCATTTTAGCAGGAAGCACTGATTCTAATTTCCATGACTTGGTGAAAAGAGCACACGGGACCCAAAGAGTAAGAAGCATCTCTCTCCTGCGCTCTGTGACTCTGGGCTGGTCCCTAATCCCTCTGTACCTCTACACAGACACCTGAAAGTCAGCCATGTGTCAAATAAACAGGCTCCCGACCCCTGATTTCTGAGGGACACAGGGCATAGCTGAGACTGTGAAAGGCTTCCTAAACCTTGGACTCTTCACTTTCCATCATCCACATAATTTAAGTTTAGATGTACAATTCTACATCAAATAGCAGCTGAGTAACAAGATggcatttagaaaattattttgttgcaTAGGGAACTGCAACATTTCAGAGTAAGCGTATTACACACATTTCACCCACTTACTACTCAGGACCACATACGTGTCTGTGGCTGGCCAGGTGAAGGAGCAGTGCTGACTTTTCATATGACCTTCCTCCATGATGACAGCACAAGAAATGAAACTTGCTAGATGTCAGCAAAGGAGGCATTTGGGGGAGATGTTTTGGCATCCCCAGAACCCAGACTATCACTTCTTCTCTAGAATCAACCATtcaaagataatttataaaaacatctCCTATACCCCACCAACATATATACCTACtacatacccacaaaaattaaaataatgtgtgAGCACAAACCACATGGCAGGCTTGTGGTTACACCAACGAACAAACCACGATGCCTCACTCCAAGGAGTGGGCCGCCCAACATGAGCAAGAAGTAAGCAAGAGTGCTCATGGTGCAGGGGGCACAGAAGGGGCACCCCATGGAGTCTAGCAGAAGAACAAACAGCTTCCCAAAGGAAAGCATATCTGGGCTGAGGAGTGAGGTGACTCGGCCAGGAGAAGGGGTGAAAGGACAAAGACCGCTCTTGACCCCTGGCGTCACATCGCACTCCCTCCTGTCCATTCTCCAGCCCACAGCTAGGGCGCCCTTCCTGATCTGCAAACTTTCCTGGCTGCCCACAGGCAGTGGAGTGAAGATGCAGCCCCTCAGCCCTTCACGGCCTGGCTTCTCCTTTGCTCTGTGGCCTTATTGCGACCCTTTCAGCCCGTGAACTTCACCCAGCCTCACTGAATTATTTCCAGCTCCCTGGTGACACTCTGCTTTGTGCTTTCTCCCTATTTGCACACCCCAGACTCCCAATCTGGAAAGGATGGGCTGAAACAGTGGTTTTTGAACATTAGCATGGCTCTGAATCACCTGGAGGACTTTATAAAACACAGACTTGCTGGGCTTCACCCCCAAGATTTCTGATTCAGGAGGTAAGGGATGgggcccaagaatttgcatttctcacaagtgatgctgatgttgctggtccagggaccacactttgaaaatcaATAGGTCTGAAGAAGGGAAAACAGGATATGCCCAAGGCCCAAATGGCCTCCAACCTGGCCCAGGCTGCCCTCAGATCATGCTGGAGGGCACCTGGAGGAACATCTTCTGTGCATATCCATAAGAGAGTGCTTGTACCTCCAGAGTAGAAATCCCTAGTGGTGCAGAAGTCTTGGGGCTGTTTTTGCACATCTACAAAAATGCCACCATGCAAGTGGTATGCAGTTACTTCCAGGTACCTGAAAGTTCCCATGCAAGCCATTTTTAACAGTTTTCCAAATGAAACATTCAATTTCCAAGTATTGATTTTCTTGAGAAGTAATGGAAAATAATGACCACCAGGGCAACACATCAAAACTTGCAACTGTGGTATgattttgataataaaaaaatcaactacaAAGCTATACAATTACTTTATGTAATAAATAGTGCCAAAATATGGATTTTTAGCCTGGCTTTGATCTGGCTTCAACTAGATACAGAATTTCCAGCTGGAAGAATATGGCTTACATCCCGTCCCATTATCCTGCCCTATCTCCACGGTAGATAGGGCTAATGGATCCTGGCACTCCTTTCCAGTGAACCcaggaaaataaaactgagttATTTTTACCCTACCTACAAGTATCATAAGATGATTCCCTCAATAAGTCCGTGTTGAAACGttctaatgattttaaatataaacatcatTTTGCAACAGATATATTTATATCCTAGAAGACTTACCCCAATCTCTTTTAAATCTTTATCTTGTAGTAACTGAAGTGGATCAATAAAAGTTTGCTTTACATTAATATCAAGAGAGTCTTTCACCTCAGCCATTAGCTTCATGGATTCACCAACTTCTATCAATGCATTGCCTTgaatagaaaacacaaatatataagGTTCTTCGGGAGACTACTCCAGGTTAACAGtgctatttatttcattctttaccAAAAGTCTGTGGATGATGGTGTAGCAAAGTCCTTGCTCCAGGGCCTCGGAATCCTGGAtcagaataaaaaagagaaagcaaggctTCCTATTTTCTGCGTTTTCCTCTCTATGTTCTGCACTTCACCACCACAGCAAATACTGTACAGCTGAGATGGGCAGACCGAAGTACTTACCATTGGGGCCACTAGATGGGGATAAAgatccttttaaaaaaactggtACTTTGGGAAACTGGCACGGAGGGTTCCTTGGAAGCTCTAGAATAAAATCTCTTTGTAAACAATGAAAGGATTCACTCATGGGACCAAGTGTTAACCAATAAAGATTacaatagaaataaacaaataaaacatctcAGCTTCTAGCTGTGGGATCTTCTCAAGGCTACTCCCTGTATCCTTCTAGAAGGTTCTAAGGCTCCCTGCCCTCTCTTGATGTCAAAGAAAGCCTGCTGATGTCACATGGGACATCCTGtcagcagggtggggtgggggtctgGTGGTACACTGGGGCCCAGGCCAGCCTTCCGGCTTGGGTAGTGACAGGCAGTTTTTCCTGGATTACAGCGTGGTATCTCAGTCCAGTCAATCTGTAGTAATTTGCAAGATTATTGCAAACCAGGTGCCCTCTAGTTCTCTGTTCAGTGAGGGGTGCAGAGTCTCTGGAAAACATGCCTGGCAAACGTTGCACTAGAATCGACTATTTTTCCTATATTTGGGGTTTTCCAAACTGATCTTGTAAAAAGATGGAGATTGAGGTTTCTCAATTTCTAGGCTTGAAGAAGATCTTAAAGCCCAGCCTAAGTCTGACCTTTGAGTTGTTTCCCCCATCAGTTGAGGGCACGGACAACGTATTCACCTGTAAAACAGAGAtggcagccgggcgtggtggctcacacctgtaatcccagcgctttgggaggccgaggtgggcaggtcatgaagtcaggagtttgagctcagcctgactaacatgctgaaaccccatttctactaaaaatacagaacttagccaggtgtggtggtgtgcgcctgtaatcccagctactggggaggctgaagcaggaaaatcacttgatcttgggaggcagatgttgcagtgagctgagatcgcaccactgcactctagcctgggcgacagagcgacactcagtaaaaaaaaacaaaacaaaataaaaaaaacagaaacatataaGATAGATAGGACCTTGCAAAACAGAAGTAGGAACTGTTACTCTAAACTAAGGCTTTCCCAGGACTCCATTCAGACCCAGTGGTACCTTCATTCCTCCTTGGAAGCTAAATTCCCTTAGCTCAACTCTCCAAAGTGTGTTTCTAAACCATTCctaaatgaagacaaaatgtcCCTTCCTATCCTGTGGACTCTTTTCCCGCCCAAATGGTGAGAAATGGTATTGCCTGACCCCCCAAGCCAGTCCCTCTGCCACCAGTGCCAGTGCCTCACAATGTCAatgacagaaatattttcatatgttggAGACTCCAAAGACGACACTTTGAGCAGGGGCTACCACCTCCCTAAATCTGACATTCCCTCTCCTTGTCCGAGACTGGTGCTGTCAAATTCCACACGGGTCTGGGGCTCAGCTTCCACCCACTGAGGTTTCTGCGTTGTAGGAGGTCCCAGCATGTGGCTCCCCAAAAGAAAACATCCAAAGGCACAGCCTCTTCCTTGGAACAGCAGAAGTCCATCTGTTCCTGATGCCCTGATGACATCAGTTCTCTTCCTTAACCTGAGTTCCTTTAGGTTGCTGGGCACCTGGGAAGCTACCAAACTGTCTGGCTGTCACCAAGGCCAGGTGCACAGCAGGAGCGTCCTTGGATTTCAGGGCCTGCCTGGCAGTCTCACCTGTTCCCTTCACTGATGTGCCTTCAGAGTAAGAAATAGGCCATCTGGTCCCCATTGGCCCttggaatgaaaataaaattcacactATACTGCTCTAAGGGTGAATGTTACCCTTTGTCACTAATTAATGTTTGGAtgcttgaattttaaattttttttcaaaatatattttctccaatttcCTAGAATGATTACTGTGGCCAAACATTTGATTTCTCAACTTCTATCTCCTGCCTTGTTACTACTACATGAATAGCAAATATGCCAAATTCTTTTGGAATACCTAATACATTAAATCCAATTCATCCTcaatttaatgtattaatttaaatgaatctcaatcaaaatttaatgacttttttaaatAGCAGGGACTTAAGTTTCacctggaaaaataaaaccagtaaGTGTGTCTGTGaactttttacaataaaatacctaaatttttagtaaaatatattaaagtatgttttaaaacttcaatGCTTGAAACAACATGATGCTGAATCAAAACAGGATATAGatcaagaaacaaaagagaaagaccaTAAGCTTAATGTATAAAAATTTAGTCTATAATGAAAGAATCATTTCAAAACATCAAGAGCAAGTTGAACTTTTCCATAAAGTACTGGAACAAGCTATTTATTtgtcagaaaacaaaatgagaaccCGATTGCACTATAGCCCCAATAAATGCGGGAGCGTGGAAATTTaaagttaagaaaagaaaatacaggattCAAAAACAAGAATAAGTAAACATTTATATCCTTTGCCAGGGAGTGGAATGAAAAAGATCTGCTAAACATGATTCCAAAAAGCTAGAAACCATAAAGGAAGACTAAAGAGCttcactaaataaaaaataaaaatctctctccATTGAAATGAACTTCATAAACAACGTCCAGAGGTAAATGCTTACCTGGGAAAAAATCTCGTCAACATACAAGACAGTCAATGGGCAAATATCCTGACCATTTAAAGACCTCGTGagacaggagggaaaaaaaaaattgacctccTAATACAAAAGCAGGCTTAAGGACACAACACACAATTCACAAAATCAatgacaaacacacaaaaaaattctacCTCACATGTGATCCAAAACGGCAATGACATATCATTTTTAGACACTACATATCAAATGATCagttatttaaaagtaaactagAAAGATAATCCCTGGGGTCAGGAACTGTGTTGAGAAACATACCCTCACTCAATCCTGGCAACAGTGTCAAATGGGTGGAACCTTTCTGAAGGGTGAGCTGCGAATATGCTTTCAAAACCTGAAAAATGAGCATACTCTTGACTCAGCAATTTTATACTAGGCATTTTGTCTAAATTATGtcaaagaatataattttggATATCCCAAAGATTTACCTATGGAAATGGTCattgtaaatgctatgtaaaatgtttctacataaagaaaaatttatttagtaaatgAGATTGACTGAACAAACTATgacacatggaatattatgtagccgcTAAAAATAATATCATAGAAGATTGTTTTatgatatgaattattttatgatatgGATCACGATATAGTCGGTGTTACCATAGAGTATATGTACTATAGccttattgtctttttttttttgaggcagactcctgctctgtcaccaagtgccgggctggagtgcactggtgtgatctcagctcactgcaacctctgcctcctgggttcaagcaattctcctgccccagcctcccaagtagctgggactacaagcatgtgccaccatggccagctgatttttgtatttgagtagagatggggtttcaccatgttggccaggatggtctcgatttccagacctcattatccacccgcctcagcctcccaaagtgctgggattacaggtgtgagccaccgcgcccggccttattgtcatttttaaaagtacgtatgaatacatgtaataaaaataaacaaggcaTAAAGATCCACAATAGGCTGAGTACTGTGGCtcaccctataatcccagcacttgggaggccaaggtgggcagattgcttgaggtcaggagttcaaaaccagcctggccatcatggcaaaaccctgtctctattaaaaatacaaaaaattagccaggcatggtgccttgagcctgtaatctcagctactcagaaggctgaggcacaagagttgtttgaacctgggaggcgaaggttgtagtcagccaagatcatgccactgtactatgGCGTGGGAAAAGAcccggtcttaaaaaaaaaaaaaagatacaagacaGAGTTTAATTAGGCCAATCAGTGgatatgggattacaggtgatgttagcatttttctttttctttattttacttaccTATCTTTTCTAAACCTCCTGCCATTTAACATGTATTACTTTGGTAATATGGAAAAATAACAAAGGTCGTTAAACTAAAGGGTTTGTGCATAACCTAAAAGCATACTGGAGTTCTCAGCTCCCCCAGGTGATTTCTGAATAACTCACCAAAGGTGGAGTCTTCCCCGAGCTCCTTCCCATATTTCAGCATACAGTCCCCCAGCAAGCCTTCCGTCTGCGGGTATCCCGTGGTCTTCACCTGCCCGCGGATCTTCGACACAGTGTTCAGCATTCCTAGCTTAGCTCTGTATGCTTAAAAACATTGTCATTTGTAATTCTTTAAAGTTACAAGATGGAGTGGCAGGTACATAGCATTTAACAAGCACAGCTGCCAAAACTGAGATCACCTTAAGCAAAATGCCAGCGACCCGAGGCCTGAAACGAACGTGTGTGAACTATTTAATTTTCCCACGTAATTTTCTAGGTTCTTTACCAAGGTGGGTGCTAAGTGCCCTGCTGCACAGCCATCATGAACCACAGAAATGATGGCGCACATTGCTGACTTCAAATAATAGTGACCCGGGATTTTCTGAGCACCACCCCTCAAGCGAGACCCTTTGGAAAGCTTGCAATTGCTAACACGTGAAGTCAGACACTGACCCTGTGTGACACCGAcatgctttttctttaaatgtaaacaaaaacagaattgcCGAGGAGGATGTTTCAAACAACCAACTGATCACTCTCACTCTTCCCAAGGACTGATTCGGCCTAATGGTATTCAGAATTATGGGAGGCAGCTGCTGCTGTTTAGGAGGCAGAACCATAGGAAGAGACAGAACACCCCTGCCCCTACTAGTGAACGCTAGCCTTGTGTGGCTGGTCCCAGGTGCAGCTCAGCCCCTGCTCCCTAAGGAAGTAACGGGCATCACTGTCTTACCTTCCTTTACTTCCTCTGACTCAGGTAATAAGTATTTACTCATTGCTGTATTGGGCCCTGTGCAACAACACACTTGCTTATTACTGGGACTCCAGAGACAGCCTTTGCCCTCAAGGAGTTCACAGTCTACTTCCCACTGTTGGAGGGGGATGTGGGATGTAGCAGGAATGTAGGTGAGAGCTATTAAACTGGGTAAGAGGGTTCCTAAGGCTGCCTCTTCCCTAGGAATAACTGGAGACCTCTGGCCAGTGGACACTTCTATTGTTGGCCAACACCTCCTCATCCCATTCAAGGGTCAGATGTATGAGGGTGGAGTATCTGTCTGACTTCATAGTGTATTCCAGCACCCCAAAATCCTCTAGTGCAGAGAAagcactcattaaatatttgactGACTGACATATCAGGAAAAGAAATTGGCATGGCTCATTTCAATCACTGATGCAGCCAGGGAGAAGATATTCTTATGATTTTCAAAGCTATTATCATCAATGCAATTGTAATGAACCTGCCTGGATACATCtgataaaatttatattcttaaatttttactttctcaATTTTCAAATGGTTAGGTTTGTGCTGATTCCTACAGCCAAGGGAATCACAGGAACTCCATGCAAATAATCTCTAAAAAGGAAAGTCGGCTTCAGAAATCTACAGAACTCAAGGCTTAGGCGCCCTCTACTGGTTCCTATAATTTACA
Encoded proteins:
- the SH3GL3 gene encoding endophilin-A3 isoform X4, with the translated sequence MLNTVSKIRGQVKTTGYPQTEGLLGDCMLKYGKELGEDSTFGNALIEVGESMKLMAEVKDSLDINVKQTFIDPLQLLQDKDLKEIGHHLKKLEGRRLDYDYKKKRVGKIPDEEVRQAVEKFEESKELAERSMFNFLENDVEQVSQLAVFIEAALDYHKQSTEILQELQSKLQMRISAASSVPRREYKPRPVKRSSSELNGVSTTSVAKTTGSNIPVDQPCCRGLYDFEPENQGELGFKEGDIITLTNQIDENWYEGMMHGESGFFPINYVEVIVPLPQ